AACTTTTGAATTCCTGTTCCTAGAGTGCTCAAAATGGTGAGAATTGTACCATCACCTATTCCTCCAATTTGGTAGAAATCAACTCCTAGTATTTGGTGAGCTATAGATCTAAGCTCAAAATTAGGGTCGTTCTTTTGTTTTTTCTTGTTTCTAGGTAAAGCAATTTTGATTTCATCAATTAGTAATTCCTGACGAAGTAAGCTTTCTATTTTTTTATCAATGACTTTTAGCTTTTCCTGATAAAATTGATACATCTGCCAGCATTCTTGTAAAACAAACAATAAATCATCTTTCCACTCTCCTGTAAGTGAAGCAGCAATCTCTTCTTGACTTTTTTTTACTCGAATATCCACTAATGAAGCTAATCTCGTAGGATCTCTTTCACCTGATAAGATAGCCTTGATAATAGCAGAACCCGACTTTCCTGTAATATCTTTTATTGCGACATCTAACCTTATATTCATTAGTCGCATGTGTTTCTGTATTCTATTTATATATTTTGCTCCATGAAGAATAATGTTTTTTCTATGTTGACAGTAAGTTTGTAATTTTCTGGTTTGCTCATCAGGCAAATAGCTTCCCCTAAGAAGACCCAGGCTGTGCAGTTTCTGGATCCAAGTACAATCTAGCATGTCAGTCTTTTTACCCTTTACATTTTGCACATCATGTCCACTTACAAGAATTACTTCAAAACCCTCTGTTTGTAATGAAGTAAATAAAGTCTGCCACGAGGTCGCTCGGCAATATGAGCCTGTACTCTCCATAGCAATAGTAGTGATTCCAGAGTCTTTCAGCCAATTAATCATCTCTTTATGATCTTTGGTATAGACGCCAAATTCTCTAACATCATCATTACTTTGACCAATGCTAACATAATGACTTCTTGAACCAACAGTTATTCTTATGGATTAAGCAAGAGCTGCTGTATAAGAATTTTCATATTCTTTGCTATAGAGTCTATTGTCCCTAATCAAAGCAAATATTCGGTGTACAAGTTTTGATCTGATGGCATTGACAACGGACATCTTATTTTTCCCTGCTGCTACTTTTCTTTGAAAGTACTCCTGAAATTCTCCCTTAGCAGCAATAGCCGATAAAGCGGCCATGTGGAAAACAGACTTCAACTTCTTATCTGCTTTTTGGGAAACGTGTCTACCCTTTCTTATACTAGAACCAGAAGCATAATTGAAGGGAGCGGTCCCGATATGGCAACAGAACTGCCTTGCATTATCAAACTTTGTGAAGCCTTTAGTCGCAATGATAGTTTCAATAGCTGTCTGCTTGCCTACTCCAGTAATAGATGTGGCAATCTCATATTGCCTAGCTAATTTGTTGTCTTTCTTGATGAGATGCTCAATCTGCTTTTCTAGTCCCTGGATTAAAGCATCTAATTCTTTAATGAGTTTACTCAGACGCTTGGCTCTTTGCCGATATAGCTTTTCTGGTATAAATCCTTTCATGTCACTGAGTTGGGAGCGATA
This genomic window from Chondrinema litorale contains:
- a CDS encoding IS110 family transposase, whose translation is MRITVGSRSHYVSIGQSNDDVREFGVYTKDHKEMINWLKDSGITTIAMESTGSYCRATSWQTLFTSLQTEGFEVILVSGHDVQNVKGKKTDMLDCTWIQKLHSLGLLRGSYLPDEQTRKLQTYCQHRKNIILHGAKYINRIQKHMRLMNIRLDVAIKDITGKSGSAIIKAILSGERDPTRLASLVDIRVKKSQEEIAASLTGEWKDDLLFVLQECWQMYQFYQEKLKVIDKKIESLLRQELLIDEIKIALPRNKKKQKNDPNFELRSIAHQILGVDFYQIGGIGDGTILTILSTLGTGIQKFPTSKHFVSWLRLAPNNKISGGKIISSRTQKGKNQLSLSLRQAANAIGNSKTHPLKKFFSRIAYKKGRGAAITATARKLAVIIYRMLVYKEKFNPKLHENDDRERLRNIVAMKKKIIKLNLTEVEKAAIFT
- a CDS encoding transposase; translated protein: MKTITFIGLDISGPPRGKKVLDWCFIGSHVQAQHSQCANETKAIVKHLKLLFKSYQLDENTVICAEYTGHYIHPIVQACHQLSARLWLESGAEIKASTGVIRGKDDKIDARRIAQYAHRFSDKMRLFTSTGENIEHISLLQREREMYVTDRAKYRSQLSDMKGFIPEKLYRQRAKRLSKLIKELDALIQGLEKQIEHLIKKDNKLARQYEIATSITGVGKQTAIETIIATKGFTKFDNARQFCCHIGTAPFNYASGSSIRKGRHVSQKADKKLKSVFHMAALSAIAAKGEFQEYFQRKVAAGKNKMSVVNAIRSKLVHRIFALIRDNRLYSKEYENSYTAALA